The DNA region TAAGGACTAACAATCTGTTCTCAAAAACAGATTGTATATGAGTAGTTATATGTTATTAGTTATATGTTAGTATATGATTTCACATTTAGGTTTAGAAATGTATTTGGTTAGTTTGTATTTCATGAGTCTTTTTAagctaattttatttaatctcgGGTACTTTCATAAAGTATTTTTAGGTTATTATTTTCCATCCCCCAACTCTTCTAAGAGCATCATCCTTTCATATGTCCCCAATTTCATGTTTTACGTCTTCtctcttaaaaaatgaaaaaggagaaaaacccACTGAAATTCATAGGGTCTGCTACTTTTGAGCTGTTTACTTCTGTGAAAGGGGACTTCCCTGGAAATGGTATATAATCAGTGCCACTCAtttgaagaaaatgaagtttCTAACTACAACCCTCACCATTTCAACAATTATTTTATGAACTCTGAGTGTAAGCATTCTGCTTGCAAGATCTACTGTAATAATTGGGCATAAAAATATACTGGGAAAATTAGTTCTCATTTCATAAGATGGATTCTCAGTATCTTAAGCTTTCCTAGGTGAAGGATTTATTCAATGGGCTTCTAAATAATTTACTCTTAGCAAGGTATATGGTTATGCTAATACATCTTTTAGCCATGTCTGAAGGAAGAAGATTTTGTGGTAGAGAAGAACACCATCTCCTATATTGGCTGCCTGACTCAACTCTATTTCCTCTGTAGAAAGGAAGGGAAGTATACCTACAAAACCAATGAGGGCTGAAATAGGAAACAGGAAACCTAGGCTAATCACCTACTGCAAGGAATTTCTTCAAAGTAGATGATTTGTAAACCATCTAAAATTCTTTGAGGGAATAGCAAACTCCAGAGCATGGATGGCAAATGGTTAGGTAAGTGCAATATTGTGCTAATTGTCTCTTTCTTTACCTCTGTAGAGATGAAGATCTACAGAAGAATGACAGATGGAAATTACTCCCTGGTGACAGAATTTATTTTGGAAGGCTTAACTGACCAGCCAAAACTCCAAATGCCtctattttttctgtttctaggaATCTATGTGGTTACTATTGTAGCTAATCTGGGATTAATTACACTGATTTCATTGAATTCACATCTTCACACACCCATGTATTATTTCCTCTTTAACCTGTCATTTGTAGATATTTGTTACTCTTCTGTCTTTACCCCCAAAATGCTAATTAATTTTGTGGTAGAGAAGAACACCATCTCCTATACTGGCTGCCTGACTCAACTCTacttcttctgtttttttgtcATTACGGAATGCTATATACTGACTGCAATGGCATATGACCGTTATGTGGCTATTTGCAAACCACTGCTTTATAATGTTATATTATCTCCCCGGATATGTGCTCTGTTCATGTTTGGGGCATATGTGATGGGATTTTGGGGTTCCTTGGCCCATACTCTTTGCATGGCAAGACTGACCTTCTGTGATGCAAACCTTGTCAATCACTATCTGTGTGACATTCTCCCTGTGCTCCAGCTTTCCTGCACCAGCACTTACAACAACGAAGTTGTGGTCTTTGTTCTGGTTGGCATGAATATTGTCGTGTCTAGCAGTACCACGTTTGTCTCTTATGGTTTTATCATTGCCAATATCTTACGTATCAGCTCCACACAGGGTAGGGCTAAGGCCTTCAACACTTGCAGTTCACACATAATGACTATCTCACTCTTCTGTGGATCGGCAATATTTATGTACATGCAACCTTCTGATGTAGAGTCTATGGACAAGGGAAAAGTGGCCTCGGTATTTTACACCAATGTTGCTCCCATGCTGAACCCCTTGATCTACAGCTTAAGGAATAAGGATGTCAAACTTGCTCTAAAGAAAACTctgaaaagaaaactattttcttGACTTGAAATAGGGAAGTGTTAGAAGTAAATAACTCTCTTGATTTAGTTTGAGATATTTATTGTAGCTAGATAAGCATAATTAGATAATTCAAATATAACTCACTAGCTTCATTAATTTAGAGCTATATTTCCTCTATTCATAgcttttcttcactttctttgttttctttttgtgcaACTATATAGATCATTTTATACTTGAGACACCAAGAAACAAGTAAAAAGTATTGTGCTTTAATATTTTCTATATGGAAATATGGTTATTACATGGAAAAATACTATTGATTAGATAAGTAACTAACCAAATAACATCACCCACCACCCATTTATACAGTGAGATAAGAGGATGATTATGCCTATGAATCCCACTCTGCTGTGTGGTTTTGGTGTCCCAGCGGAATTCCTATGACACAGTAACAGAGTCAGGTGTTTTTTCACAAAATCAATAccaatgaacaaaattgatgagAATTTTGAAAACTGTGTTAGCTATTCTTTCATGCTTTTGGTAGCAGCTACAAATCTGTATCAGTTCCTCTTACCTTAAGAGATCATTAAGGACAAACATTAAGACCATATAAACGCATGCTGAAAGTAAATACCACAGGGAATATGGTCTTTCAACATTTGGTCTCCAAGAGTCTCTGATGCATTGCGATAAactttctttactgttttttgTACTGTTTGTTAGAACTATTATTTGATGTAGTTGTTGAATAAAAGACATATCTGTTTCCTCTAATACATAAGTCTCTTTGTTTGGAATATAGTAACCTAAAATAAACTGCATAGTTATTATGTCCCAAGAGATAAAGATTCAGTTTGTTTTGCCTTTGTATAAGACATTATGACCAAGATTGAAAATTTGCTTTATAAATGTTTCAGAAGTATTTTAAGTGTTTATAAAATTACTGTTACATCTATTCTTGTATGTGGTCTTAATGAAGGAATTACCttaattaaattgtttttataaagTAAATCAAGAACAGAGATGTTATTTTTAGGGTTAGactaaaaaaaaacctttagacATCATTTTAAATCTGTTACTGTGGCATATCAGCACACATAGATTATGAGTATGCTTACACTATAAAGACAGACAATTCCATTTTGATCTAGCTTGTAGGTAAGTGCTATATTTTGTCTTAAAGGTTGGTTTGAAGCAAACAGTAGCTTTTCAAATATAAGAATaagatattataaataatttttctcAACAAACAGAAGATATACAAAATTTTACAGAGCAAAGATATTTGGTGAAGGTaaatgaagctaaagaagaatgCTTTATTCCATTTATGGCAAGTTTCAATAGAAATCTTTCTAGAGAGAAGGATATCACTAATCCTAAACTGTGTTACATTTCTccagataagaaaaacaaatttgaaaaccaaaaatcaaaagtaacaagatttttatttttaatatctatatctatgacattagtattttattttactaattccTGCACATGTTCAAAACAAATCAACTCCTAATATTCCTGTGGAGAATAATTAACAGGATTGAATAACAAAAACATTGAAAACTGTCATTAGTTTGAAGATATGTTGAAAGATGCTGTGAGGAGTCCTATGTCTttcaaaagttttaaattttctccTAATGGGCTAACTCCTTCTATTCCCTAGGGAGGCTTGTGAGATCTGTCTCCCATGTGTTCTTGTTTGCTTCTTCCACTCTTTGCAAAATCTTCTTTGCTTTATTGTAGATAATAAACTTAAGCTTCGTGAAAAATCCCAAAGTTCTTTGGAAGAAATTCTTACAGAAACCTAAATGCAGAAGCTTGACACggaaatcagaaaatattttatattgattatttatttacttacatatcGATCAcagtttttcttcccttctccccccaCACTCCTTCCCTCACTCCTCCCCCTTCCTAACCACCTGTGCTTTACTTCTCAGAAAGGGATGGCCTTTCAACATGAATCAAGCCACCTTGACATATCGTATTTCAGAAAGAGTATGAGTGTTTTTTTATTGAGGCTAAGCAAGCAAACTAATTAGGGAAACGGGATCCAAAAGATAGAGATAGCTTCTGCTCACACTTTAGGAGTCACACATTAAGGCTATGGTGCACAgttgttacatatgtgcagagggcctaagtTCTTCCCATGCATGTTTTCTGGTTGGCAGCCTCTATAAGCACCTATGaattcaggttagttgattctgtaggttttcttgtggtttaCTTGACCCCTCTGATTCCTTCTATCATTCCTCCACTTCTTCGACAGGATTCTATAAG from Rattus norvegicus strain BN/NHsdMcwi chromosome 8, GRCr8, whole genome shotgun sequence includes:
- the Or8b56g gene encoding olfactory receptor Olr1266 isoform X1, which encodes MKIYRRMTDGNYSLVTEFILEGLTDQPKLQMPLFFLFLGIYVVTIVANLGLITLISLNSHLHTPMYYFLFNLSFVDICYSSVFTPKMLINFVVEKNTISYTGCLTQLYFFCFFVITECYILTAMAYDRYVAICKPLLYNVILSPRICALFMFGAYVMGFWGSLAHTLCMARLTFCDANLVNHYLCDILPVLQLSCTSTYNNEVVVFVLVGMNIVVSSSTTFVSYGFIIANILRISSTQGRAKAFNTCSSHIMTISLFCGSAIFMYMQPSDVESMDKGKVASVFYTNVAPMLNPLIYSLRNKDVKLALKKTLKRKLFS
- the Or8b56g gene encoding olfactory receptor Olr1266, coding for MTDGNYSLVTEFILEGLTDQPKLQMPLFFLFLGIYVVTIVANLGLITLISLNSHLHTPMYYFLFNLSFVDICYSSVFTPKMLINFVVEKNTISYTGCLTQLYFFCFFVITECYILTAMAYDRYVAICKPLLYNVILSPRICALFMFGAYVMGFWGSLAHTLCMARLTFCDANLVNHYLCDILPVLQLSCTSTYNNEVVVFVLVGMNIVVSSSTTFVSYGFIIANILRISSTQGRAKAFNTCSSHIMTISLFCGSAIFMYMQPSDVESMDKGKVASVFYTNVAPMLNPLIYSLRNKDVKLALKKTLKRKLFS